From Nostoc sp. KVJ3, the proteins below share one genomic window:
- a CDS encoding toprim domain-containing protein has protein sequence MAEIDRNAHKGQPPVRTMYMAVDDQDNLPFELLRNISRIGLAFNNDDLGNEAAQVVQEMLPQAKRIAPKGLSWNEVFVRERQQQQEMLEQKQRGRGFSR, from the coding sequence ATGGCAGAGATTGATAGGAATGCACACAAGGGGCAACCACCAGTTAGAACAATGTACATGGCAGTGGATGACCAGGATAACTTGCCTTTTGAACTCCTCAGAAATATCAGCAGAATTGGACTGGCATTTAATAATGATGATCTTGGTAATGAAGCTGCCCAGGTTGTTCAGGAAATGCTACCCCAGGCTAAAAGAATTGCACCCAAGGGGCTTAGTTGGAATGAGGTTTTTGTTAGAGAGCGGCAGCAGCAGCAAGAGATGCTGGAGCAAAAGCAACGGGGGCGAGGTTTTAGTCGATGA
- a CDS encoding relaxase/mobilization nuclease domain-containing protein codes for MEEMGYTANQYAIYRHSDRNHDHIHICASRISLDDGKITRDSWEYVRSEKIIRQLELEYGLQQTLSSKEKLNRAPSYGATATNRKGTTRIRAWFEKHAATTVNQNPTN; via the coding sequence ATCGAGGAAATGGGTTACACAGCTAACCAATATGCCATCTACCGCCACAGCGACCGCAACCACGACCATATACATATTTGCGCCAGCAGAATCAGTTTGGATGACGGCAAGATTACCCGCGATAGCTGGGAGTATGTGCGCTCTGAAAAAATCATTCGACAGCTAGAACTAGAATATGGTTTACAGCAAACTCTAAGTAGCAAGGAGAAACTGAACCGCGCCCCCAGCTATGGGGCAACAGCGACGAATCGAAAGGGAACAACTAGAATACGAGCATGGTTTGAGAAACACGCCGCCACAACAGTCAATCAAAACCCAACTAATTGA
- a CDS encoding glycosyltransferase family 2 protein, which translates to MIIPTYNRKDYLNHALDSVCCQTYTDYEIIVIDDGSTDGTADWIHTHYPQVKLLQIPTNTGAAAARNLGIKNALGQFIAFLDSDDQWLPDYLQHQIDTLKQNTHSVLSYCNYIAITSVDHKGDRMSLSPSHPDDLILSMLWRCFIQGYSRDTCKMGHVVKLCKQKLYNPCQNYLHNFSSQN; encoded by the coding sequence ATTATCATTCCAACTTACAATCGAAAAGATTATCTTAATCACGCTCTCGATAGCGTCTGTTGTCAAACCTATACTGACTACGAAATTATTGTAATTGATGACGGTTCTACCGATGGGACTGCTGATTGGATTCATACACACTATCCACAGGTAAAACTGTTACAAATACCCACTAATACTGGTGCTGCTGCCGCTAGAAATTTGGGCATCAAAAACGCACTCGGACAATTTATCGCCTTCCTCGACAGCGACGACCAATGGCTACCAGATTACCTGCAACATCAAATTGACACTCTCAAACAAAACACCCACTCTGTCCTCAGCTACTGCAACTATATCGCCATCACAAGCGTTGACCACAAGGGCGACCGAATGAGCCTCAGTCCAAGCCATCCTGATGACCTGATTCTTTCAATGCTTTGGCGATGTTTCATTCAGGGGTACAGCCGGGATACGTGCAAAATGGGACACGTTGTAAAGTTATGTAAACAAAAACTCTACAACCCTTGCCAGAACTACCTTCATAATTTCTCAAGCCAAAACTAA
- a CDS encoding ribbon-helix-helix domain-containing protein has product MQKQVESGLYHSQSEVIREGLRLLKRFNDHSEEYKLWLNEQIAIGLGQLDNGQSLTAEGARLRIRNKAQKFMKPPV; this is encoded by the coding sequence GTGCAGAAACAGGTTGAGTCTGGTTTGTACCATTCTCAAAGTGAAGTGATTCGGGAAGGATTGCGTCTGTTGAAACGCTTTAACGACCATTCCGAGGAATATAAACTGTGGCTCAATGAACAGATTGCCATTGGTCTAGGCCAACTTGACAATGGCCAAAGTCTGACCGCCGAAGGCGCACGCTTACGCATTCGTAACAAGGCGCAAAAGTTTATGAAACCCCCTGTGTGA
- a CDS encoding PriCT-2 domain-containing protein, whose protein sequence is MSPLQQFNHSVSAQSADAQGANSAALTKLELIESRIIKFAFNATGTNKDWDFKKLAGNFIDVEGTLADVQQHIKAGHAICAGLLGGKWRSKANVIGSQWLLLDIDNSDVARDEDGKPILDANGNSIKVYDHQLTISEALAHPFIKKHCALIYTTASHKPDWHKFRLVFLLPEYVQGADTVEACTRFLMQQLPHDPACKDASRVFYGSTEAEFPLVNPEATLPAEWISEAIAIAQQERIEYQLRIQEIESRRKEWREVSLTEGWDIDQLIQNALSFIPPRTPGSGNYDECRQVLMALVNHYGASEAEIIAEQWSPSIKGSTWNIHAKIRSFRRGGITIGTLFHIAKQYGFRFPQRQYEYNERDQGVINREQWELGRVKEDLSSFQNLLKQAIAPFSSIFKGFKAPPSPQPLPEIDTPSPNVIIYNRGNIPLRSEITGNISISCQPEEHIAAWVEAVSKGWTQILDNSHPGLGKSYNAGQLTAGLFGVDKLIYQDANHRNPSTLPIETNFVDLPVRHNGFKLDPTRKTPLGEDFKLWTKAGETADTDGNCHRTYLFNAFRNKNFSSLDFEESGISPICGGCSLKNQCRFAYGDGFGFRFQKRSAIQNYSELRAHPDSTPVTLTNAAEQTFTVGRLWEEAGTLIKPVRSVDVNRGDFETTVGKLLLLEPNLLSQLQPALLVLHQLLTQQLKSTDRYGFDDASIRALLPPFPTGLDIEAIRQASEPDLTFLEDLDSIDITQDKQLKKSSAARYAAKKVVKDSARTAGREFLDLPNYWLPDFLEAWKGDGSFQSQWGVLSIYRRNPKHTELAKSANFNIYLDATFKSQQLKLKLGINDPVLIIEQQRPDYGNLKVVNVTGLGKLPKNRSLPLSARVNALKETLKELCPTLGIIDWKQIATQAEGRTEYGHFVDGRGVNRFSECDAIASFGIPYQNIGVLAAQYQVMTGEPVNLEDKNSTFQKYLTDLIRAEIIQEIGRLRAHRRSNVELTFYFCADYDLNFLLDELPGVKLESVDAFQLCPEAGKASEQTGHAIVNALTQLWQSKQKITQPAIANIAEISQAWVSRFTQRWGGWQHFKKLLLLLLDSLNSGSNKNLADLDDDEKWLARTYFPMLIAESESSLPTSLDGIAEVTEVLGSRAMRRVLNFCSPAVRASLLMIVLSCLPTEVYSISVSSISGSLAEPALSP, encoded by the coding sequence ATGTCACCATTACAACAATTTAATCACTCAGTATCGGCGCAATCAGCAGATGCTCAAGGGGCAAATTCTGCTGCTTTGACAAAACTTGAGTTGATTGAGAGTCGCATAATCAAGTTTGCGTTTAACGCAACTGGCACAAACAAAGACTGGGACTTTAAGAAGCTGGCCGGTAACTTCATTGATGTAGAGGGCACTCTAGCCGATGTCCAGCAACATATTAAAGCAGGTCACGCCATCTGTGCCGGACTGTTAGGGGGGAAATGGCGAAGCAAGGCCAATGTCATCGGTTCTCAATGGTTGCTCCTCGACATCGATAATTCCGATGTCGCCCGTGATGAGGACGGCAAACCAATACTGGACGCAAACGGTAATTCTATCAAAGTTTACGATCACCAATTAACGATCTCAGAAGCCCTAGCCCATCCCTTCATTAAAAAACACTGTGCTTTAATTTACACTACTGCCAGTCATAAACCAGACTGGCATAAATTCCGGTTGGTTTTCCTTCTGCCCGAATATGTCCAAGGCGCTGATACTGTAGAAGCTTGTACGCGCTTCCTCATGCAGCAGTTGCCCCATGACCCAGCTTGTAAGGATGCAAGTCGTGTTTTCTACGGCAGTACAGAAGCCGAATTCCCGCTAGTCAACCCTGAAGCCACTTTACCAGCAGAATGGATAAGTGAAGCGATCGCGATCGCGCAACAGGAGCGTATTGAGTATCAGCTACGAATTCAGGAAATTGAGTCACGGCGTAAAGAGTGGCGTGAGGTTTCCCTAACTGAAGGCTGGGACATTGACCAGCTAATCCAGAACGCGCTTTCATTCATCCCACCACGCACCCCAGGAAGCGGCAATTATGACGAATGCCGTCAGGTGTTGATGGCACTGGTTAACCATTATGGGGCATCTGAGGCGGAAATTATAGCCGAGCAGTGGTCGCCCAGCATCAAAGGCTCAACTTGGAACATCCACGCTAAGATTCGCAGTTTTCGGCGTGGGGGAATTACGATCGGAACACTGTTTCACATTGCCAAACAGTATGGTTTTCGCTTCCCGCAACGGCAGTATGAATATAACGAACGCGACCAAGGAGTAATTAACCGTGAACAGTGGGAGCTTGGGCGAGTCAAAGAGGACTTGAGCAGCTTCCAAAATTTATTAAAGCAAGCGATCGCTCCATTTAGTTCGATATTTAAAGGATTTAAAGCGCCCCCATCACCGCAGCCCTTACCCGAAATTGACACGCCTTCGCCCAATGTAATTATCTACAACAGAGGCAATATACCTTTAAGAAGCGAAATTACAGGCAATATCTCTATCTCTTGCCAGCCAGAGGAACATATTGCTGCTTGGGTGGAAGCTGTTTCTAAGGGCTGGACACAAATCTTAGATAATTCTCACCCTGGACTAGGTAAGTCTTACAACGCGGGGCAATTGACGGCGGGGTTATTCGGCGTTGATAAATTAATTTACCAGGATGCCAACCACAGAAACCCATCCACACTGCCCATTGAGACGAATTTTGTTGACCTGCCAGTGCGACACAACGGCTTTAAACTAGATCCCACCCGCAAAACTCCCCTTGGTGAAGACTTTAAACTGTGGACTAAAGCGGGTGAGACTGCCGACACTGACGGCAATTGTCACAGAACTTACTTATTTAACGCCTTCCGCAACAAGAATTTTAGCAGCCTTGATTTTGAAGAGAGCGGCATCAGCCCCATCTGTGGCGGTTGTTCCCTTAAGAATCAGTGCCGTTTTGCTTACGGGGACGGTTTTGGCTTCCGCTTTCAAAAGCGCAGTGCAATTCAAAATTATTCTGAACTCAGAGCGCACCCAGACTCTACCCCTGTTACCTTAACTAATGCTGCTGAACAAACTTTCACCGTTGGGCGGTTATGGGAAGAAGCTGGCACACTCATCAAGCCCGTGCGGAGCGTTGATGTGAACCGAGGTGATTTTGAAACCACCGTGGGCAAACTGCTACTGTTAGAACCAAATCTTCTATCACAGCTGCAACCTGCACTCTTAGTTTTACACCAACTGTTAACTCAACAACTTAAATCCACTGACCGCTACGGGTTTGATGATGCCAGCATCCGAGCGCTGCTGCCCCCTTTCCCCACAGGCTTAGATATCGAAGCGATTCGCCAAGCCTCAGAACCTGATTTAACTTTCTTAGAGGACTTGGACTCAATTGATATTACCCAAGATAAACAACTCAAAAAAAGCTCTGCGGCTCGTTATGCTGCCAAAAAGGTAGTTAAAGACAGCGCACGAACGGCAGGCAGGGAGTTTCTTGACTTGCCTAATTACTGGTTGCCTGACTTTCTCGAAGCTTGGAAGGGTGATGGTAGTTTTCAGTCTCAATGGGGTGTACTCAGCATTTACCGCCGAAACCCCAAGCATACTGAATTGGCCAAATCAGCGAACTTTAATATTTATCTTGATGCCACATTCAAATCCCAGCAATTGAAATTGAAACTGGGCATCAATGATCCTGTGTTAATAATTGAGCAACAACGCCCAGACTATGGCAATTTAAAAGTCGTCAACGTCACTGGACTGGGTAAACTGCCCAAAAATCGCTCCCTTCCACTAAGCGCTCGTGTTAATGCCCTCAAAGAAACCTTGAAAGAACTCTGCCCCACCCTTGGGATTATCGATTGGAAACAAATTGCAACCCAAGCCGAGGGCCGCACAGAATACGGTCACTTTGTCGATGGGCGTGGTGTTAATCGGTTTAGTGAGTGTGATGCGATCGCTAGTTTTGGCATTCCTTACCAGAACATCGGTGTTTTAGCAGCACAATATCAGGTGATGACTGGTGAACCAGTCAACCTGGAAGATAAAAATAGCACTTTCCAAAAGTATCTCACAGACCTGATCCGTGCAGAAATTATACAAGAGATTGGGCGATTACGCGCTCATCGTCGCTCCAATGTGGAGCTAACATTCTACTTCTGCGCTGACTATGACCTCAATTTCCTTTTAGATGAATTACCAGGAGTTAAATTAGAAAGCGTTGATGCTTTCCAACTCTGCCCCGAAGCGGGTAAAGCCAGTGAGCAGACAGGACACGCCATTGTCAACGCATTAACGCAGCTTTGGCAGTCAAAACAGAAAATTACCCAACCCGCGATCGCGAATATTGCTGAAATCTCCCAAGCTTGGGTGAGCCGATTTACCCAGAGATGGGGGGGCTGGCAGCACTTTAAAAAATTATTACTCCTGCTATTAGATAGTCTTAATAGCGGTAGTAATAAAAATTTGGCTGACTTAGACGACGATGAAAAGTGGTTAGCCCGTACATACTTCCCGATGTTGATTGCTGAATCAGAATCATCACTCCCAACTTCCCTAGATGGGATTGCGGAAGTTACCGAAGTTCTTGGTAGTAGGGCGATGCGGCGAGTTTTGAATTTCTGTAGCCCGGCTGTTAGGGCTTCACTGCTGATGATTGTACTGAGTTGTCTGCCTACTGAAGTTTATTCAATTTCAGTTTCTTCAATCTCTGGGTCACTCGCAGAACCTGCGCTATCACCTTGA
- a CDS encoding transposase — protein MLSLITVSQSGFSSVVLELFANNDPIEQEKIVKYNDLVANAVIFHNVVDLTEVLRDFLKAGYLITREDVAALSPYMTSHIKRFGDYLIDMETVPNLLDDDKLLVLA, from the coding sequence TTGTTGAGTCTTATAACGGTTTCTCAAAGTGGTTTTTCTTCGGTGGTTTTGGAGTTATTTGCTAATAATGACCCAATTGAGCAGGAGAAGATTGTTAAATATAATGATTTGGTTGCTAATGCTGTGATCTTCCACAATGTTGTAGATTTGACTGAGGTTTTGCGTGATTTCCTGAAAGCTGGTTATTTGATTACTCGTGAAGATGTGGCGGCGTTGAGTCCTTATATGACGAGTCATATCAAGCGTTTCGGCGATTACTTGATTGATATGGAGACTGTACCGAATTTGTTGGATGATGACAAGCTCTTAGTTTTGGCTTGA
- a CDS encoding flavin monoamine oxidase family protein has translation MAKSALMGSLQRAYKIARASIKTGIPADEIVDILKQKTTRRRLLYGGLGLASALATATWHNGQDSMAFGTIPKVLVVGAGIAGLTAAYRLRQAGVPVDIVEARNRVGGRMRSLANAAGTNVTVELGGEFIDTDHTKLRSLAQELGLTIVDILATDQGLVPETWYFQGRKIPELEIISYFIPLARKIDEDLVAIGDGDVTYRSYNQAAFALDNTSIAEYLEQAQINPILQEMLNVSYTTEYGREAAEQSCLNLLFLIGTNTDTFSLYGESDERYTIRGGNDQVPHLLANYLANVIQTETELEAICIRPDGRYRVSLKSGYKTFDRTYERILLTLPFTTLRLVKLDVNLPAFKKRAIALLGYGTNAKLITAYQQKLWRNKYNSTAATFTDTGFQNTWEASRYQKGPKGLVTDFTGGKHGLSLGKGSAESQAQIFLPQLDRIFPGIKNLRQGEAIRAYWPGEQYTRASYACYLVGQWTSIAGAEQKRVGNLFFAGEHCSLSYQGYMEGGCATGEVAAQRILKDLGLRNISAQQKKPINTNQLLRRHPRIPRDERFSDDYTQE, from the coding sequence ATGGCTAAGTCTGCACTAATGGGATCTTTGCAACGTGCTTATAAAATTGCGAGAGCATCGATAAAAACTGGCATTCCCGCAGATGAGATAGTTGACATTTTAAAACAAAAAACCACTCGTCGCCGCTTACTGTATGGGGGTTTGGGATTAGCAAGCGCATTAGCTACAGCTACCTGGCATAACGGACAGGATTCTATGGCTTTTGGCACAATTCCCAAGGTGCTGGTAGTGGGTGCGGGAATTGCTGGCTTAACTGCTGCCTACCGTTTACGTCAAGCTGGGGTTCCTGTAGACATTGTTGAGGCGAGGAATCGCGTTGGTGGTCGGATGCGTAGTTTAGCCAACGCCGCAGGTACTAACGTGACTGTGGAACTAGGTGGAGAGTTTATTGATACAGATCATACAAAATTGCGATCGCTAGCTCAAGAATTGGGTTTAACAATAGTCGATATACTCGCCACTGATCAGGGATTAGTGCCAGAAACATGGTATTTTCAAGGACGCAAAATTCCCGAACTAGAAATTATTAGTTACTTCATTCCTTTAGCACGTAAAATTGACGAGGATTTAGTTGCAATTGGCGATGGAGATGTAACTTATCGCTCTTACAATCAGGCAGCTTTCGCTTTAGATAATACTTCTATTGCAGAGTATTTAGAGCAAGCACAAATTAATCCCATTCTCCAAGAAATGCTGAATGTCTCTTATACCACCGAGTATGGCCGAGAAGCAGCAGAACAATCTTGTTTAAATCTACTGTTTTTAATTGGTACCAACACTGATACATTCTCACTCTACGGTGAAAGCGATGAACGTTACACCATTCGTGGCGGTAACGACCAAGTACCACATCTGCTAGCGAATTACTTGGCAAATGTTATACAAACTGAAACAGAATTAGAAGCTATCTGTATCCGTCCCGATGGTCGCTATCGAGTTAGTTTAAAGTCTGGCTATAAAACCTTTGATCGTACTTATGAAAGAATCTTGCTGACCTTACCCTTTACCACTTTGCGTTTAGTGAAGTTGGATGTGAATTTACCAGCATTTAAAAAGAGAGCGATCGCTCTCTTAGGATATGGTACAAATGCCAAGTTAATTACAGCCTATCAACAAAAATTGTGGCGCAATAAATATAACTCAACAGCAGCAACATTTACTGATACAGGCTTTCAAAACACCTGGGAAGCCAGTCGCTACCAAAAAGGCCCCAAAGGTCTGGTTACTGACTTTACTGGTGGTAAACATGGTTTATCTTTAGGTAAAGGTTCAGCCGAATCTCAAGCCCAAATATTTTTACCACAGTTAGATCGGATTTTCCCCGGAATTAAAAACCTCCGTCAAGGTGAAGCCATTCGCGCCTATTGGCCTGGAGAACAATATACACGAGCCTCCTATGCTTGCTATTTAGTCGGACAATGGACAAGCATCGCTGGAGCAGAACAAAAGCGTGTAGGTAATCTATTTTTTGCTGGCGAACACTGTTCTCTGTCCTACCAAGGGTATATGGAAGGCGGTTGTGCAACAGGTGAAGTTGCAGCTCAAAGAATCCTCAAAGATTTAGGTTTGCGAAATATCTCTGCTCAACAGAAAAAACCAATTAATACCAATCAACTTTTGCGCCGTCATCCCAGGATTCCAAGGGACGAACGTTTTTCTGACGACTACACCCAAGAGTAA
- a CDS encoding type II toxin-antitoxin system RelE/ParE family toxin, translating to MNPKPYVLSEQAEEDLALIYAYIARDNTDAAERMLDKLLSACELLTDNPRIGQYRSDLTPLPVRFWLVHPRYFLIYRGETPVEIVRVLAANMDIARELAGE from the coding sequence ATGAACCCAAAACCTTATGTTCTCTCTGAGCAAGCAGAAGAAGACTTGGCTTTGATTTACGCTTATATTGCGCGAGATAATACAGATGCTGCCGAACGGATGCTTGATAAACTTCTTTCGGCCTGTGAGTTGCTGACAGATAATCCCAGGATCGGGCAGTATCGTTCTGACCTAACACCGTTACCCGTTCGTTTTTGGTTGGTGCATCCCCGCTATTTCCTGATCTATCGAGGGGAAACCCCTGTTGAAATCGTGCGTGTACTGGCGGCCAATATGGATATTGCGCGAGAACTTGCTGGAGAATAA
- a CDS encoding ParM/StbA family protein yields MTAIYSNAKNWLVQADLLAKSGLTDLTAGKDSGAGYGKAIIGDFSIMMPAAYSLVRNRNIMHHETISKDGAWVRYVEGSRLDLKDVQFFWGSAAIAQTDHTLLHDDKAKKAELALESILADLAVLNIPHGVKLEISLSNHNPERWATEIKRRVEGTHTFEHLHPVTRSIVSKTVDIVVTGIYPEGFGSIAHCLFGEASLVLDPSELAIALDIGSSTWLITVFNGSGAVIDRHLIEGGAGELHSMIAEALDKRNDRVSLLSKDVKHSPSLVNQGIIEGTFTYGGNHLTGKKFETEYSQCLDEWWSNRIEKFANFVTAGNYLDRAKYLVAWGGGVSLPVVDQNLADLGFVVLNNPQFINALGLKLLTQIAKGA; encoded by the coding sequence ATGACAGCTATATATTCCAATGCCAAAAATTGGCTAGTCCAAGCAGACTTGTTAGCCAAATCCGGGCTAACTGACCTCACCGCTGGAAAAGACTCAGGTGCAGGGTATGGGAAGGCAATCATCGGTGATTTTTCTATCATGATGCCTGCCGCATACTCACTTGTTCGCAATCGAAACATCATGCATCACGAAACCATCTCAAAAGATGGGGCATGGGTGCGATATGTAGAAGGTTCACGCCTGGACTTAAAAGACGTTCAATTCTTCTGGGGCAGTGCAGCGATCGCTCAAACTGACCACACTCTGTTACACGACGACAAAGCCAAAAAAGCAGAACTGGCATTAGAAAGCATTCTTGCAGACTTAGCAGTTCTCAACATTCCTCATGGAGTCAAGCTAGAAATTAGTTTGAGCAATCACAACCCAGAACGCTGGGCAACTGAGATTAAGCGCAGAGTTGAAGGGACTCACACCTTTGAACATCTGCACCCTGTAACCCGTTCCATTGTCAGCAAGACAGTTGACATCGTGGTGACAGGCATTTATCCCGAAGGTTTTGGAAGCATTGCCCACTGCTTATTCGGTGAAGCGTCCCTGGTGCTTGACCCCTCAGAATTAGCGATCGCACTCGATATCGGTTCATCAACTTGGTTGATTACCGTGTTTAACGGCAGTGGTGCAGTGATTGACCGTCACTTGATTGAAGGTGGAGCCGGTGAACTGCACTCGATGATTGCAGAAGCACTAGACAAACGAAACGACAGAGTAAGTCTGCTGTCCAAGGATGTGAAGCACTCACCCAGCTTGGTGAACCAGGGGATTATCGAAGGCACTTTCACTTATGGCGGCAATCATCTCACAGGCAAGAAGTTTGAAACCGAGTACAGCCAGTGTCTAGATGAATGGTGGAGTAACAGGATTGAGAAATTCGCCAACTTTGTCACAGCAGGTAATTACCTTGATAGAGCGAAATACCTTGTCGCCTGGGGTGGGGGTGTTTCCTTGCCAGTGGTGGATCAGAACCTAGCCGATTTAGGTTTTGTGGTCTTGAATAATCCCCAATTCATCAATGCTTTGGGGTTGAAACTATTAACTCAAATTGCAAAGGGAGCTTAA
- a CDS encoding glycosyltransferase family 2 protein: MLIWDDGSTDRSVEIASEYAQQDQRIRVIAAKHTGIAPAIHGAVAATTGDYIGWVDSDDISSSNRLRTDNFHSE; the protein is encoded by the coding sequence TTGTTAATCTGGGACGATGGCTCTACAGATCGCTCCGTTGAAATTGCATCCGAGTATGCCCAGCAAGATCAACGCATCCGAGTCATAGCTGCCAAACATACTGGTATTGCCCCTGCTATCCACGGAGCGGTTGCAGCAACCACTGGAGATTATATCGGTTGGGTAGACAGTGACGATATTTCTAGCTCCAACCGCCTTAGAACAGACAATTTCCATTCTGAATAA
- a CDS encoding MobC family plasmid mobilization relaxosome protein has protein sequence MRPKLSKNLLRTKTLEARINVIEHEMIKLKAQDAGLSIAELTRRSVLLKPLPKRLSKITLATYRELVRIGNNINQLTRATNTAIKMGLRPQQIQNN, from the coding sequence ATGCGCCCGAAACTGTCAAAAAACCTGCTTCGTACTAAGACATTAGAAGCTCGTATCAACGTAATCGAACACGAGATGATTAAGCTCAAAGCACAAGACGCGGGACTAAGCATAGCTGAATTAACTCGACGCAGTGTTTTACTAAAACCACTGCCAAAACGACTGAGCAAAATAACCCTAGCTACTTATAGAGAATTAGTACGCATCGGCAACAATATTAATCAACTTACCAGAGCTACCAATACAGCTATTAAAATGGGACTGCGACCACAGCAGATCCAGAACAACTAG
- a CDS encoding Tn3 family transposase, which yields MHADTQGQSTPVFALSHMLGIKLMPGFGIGKI from the coding sequence ATTCACGCAGATACTCAAGGGCAATCAACGCCTGTGTTTGCATTATCACATATGTTGGGGATTAAGTTAATGCCCGGATTCGGAATTGGAAAGATTTAA